In Spirobacillus cienkowskii, a genomic segment contains:
- a CDS encoding methyl-accepting chemotaxis protein, which produces MEEIRFKPTIFVLIAIFGASAIASTGFVSTDWMLTTAVSVVLFLLSYVWFFSVRKRIDEILTHDLDKIANDAARAIREEIESASPMTSERENVEKARQLEIREKDIIAREKELVKKIEELELKKKSFEQASSIPSITSLSGSKSKDSASKEELLQREIISLRHQLLHLEEVNNSRLSALQHEFQSKNVQAQKNMEFWKSSAESMNKKLQEQKREFDSLAKSLESRAVLAEERALEQQTRLNKLQLETSQKEIGVSEQVQRLEEIISLVPEMTNQLHNVTHQTERSAIEIGDKVRFIYEKAQEHLEESNEISAQFRGGKGNNSNTSLSEVIQSSLSLLREMIEMLEHNSKLNMDYSQAIDTILVNTAEINKISDEIQYISDQTNLLALNAAIEAARAGEHGRGFSVVAEEVRKLSDRTSLASNNIIQIVGKVNSSVRDISRSLLENLKKNTEKKTHVDHAVNELVRTAEESTEVFTKLISNAVASSESVAKNIDQIILSLQFQDITKQQIDQALQPLDKIKINIEELLNKALQNDALALKAAHQQGGGSDGGGSDSGRGGSTPPPTTTPPANTPPQAPPSGAAPKASAPAKPAAPAPAKPAPAPVSSSSSSVEDESLVKGDVVFF; this is translated from the coding sequence ATGGAAGAAATCCGATTTAAACCAACAATATTTGTTCTTATTGCAATATTTGGAGCCAGTGCCATTGCATCTACCGGGTTTGTTTCAACGGATTGGATGCTTACAACTGCTGTTAGTGTTGTGCTTTTTTTGCTTTCTTATGTATGGTTTTTTTCTGTAAGAAAAAGAATTGATGAAATTTTGACACATGATCTCGACAAAATTGCCAATGATGCCGCGCGTGCAATTCGAGAAGAAATCGAATCCGCGTCTCCAATGACCTCAGAAAGAGAAAATGTCGAGAAAGCAAGACAGCTCGAAATTAGAGAAAAAGATATCATAGCACGTGAAAAAGAGCTTGTGAAAAAAATCGAAGAGCTTGAGCTTAAGAAAAAATCATTTGAACAAGCTTCATCAATTCCTTCTATTACTTCTCTGTCTGGTTCAAAATCTAAAGACTCTGCATCAAAAGAAGAGCTTTTGCAAAGAGAAATTATTTCTTTGCGGCATCAGTTGTTACATTTAGAAGAAGTGAACAATTCTCGTTTATCTGCTTTGCAGCATGAGTTTCAATCTAAAAATGTTCAGGCACAAAAAAATATGGAATTTTGGAAATCAAGTGCTGAGAGCATGAACAAGAAACTCCAAGAACAGAAGCGTGAATTTGATTCGCTTGCTAAATCACTAGAAAGTCGTGCTGTGCTTGCCGAAGAAAGAGCACTCGAGCAACAAACTCGGCTTAATAAGTTACAACTCGAAACTTCGCAAAAAGAAATTGGTGTCAGTGAGCAGGTACAGCGGTTAGAGGAAATTATTTCACTTGTGCCAGAGATGACCAATCAATTGCATAACGTCACTCATCAAACGGAGCGCAGTGCTATTGAAATTGGTGACAAAGTACGATTTATTTATGAAAAAGCACAAGAACACTTAGAAGAATCTAACGAAATTTCTGCACAATTTAGAGGCGGTAAAGGCAACAATAGCAATACATCATTGAGTGAAGTGATTCAAAGTAGCTTGTCTTTGCTTCGTGAAATGATCGAAATGTTAGAGCATAACTCAAAATTAAACATGGATTACTCCCAAGCAATTGATACCATTCTTGTGAATACGGCAGAAATTAATAAAATCAGTGATGAAATTCAATATATTTCTGATCAAACAAACCTTCTTGCTCTCAATGCGGCAATTGAGGCGGCGCGTGCTGGGGAACATGGACGTGGTTTCTCAGTGGTTGCTGAGGAAGTTCGTAAACTTTCGGATCGTACAAGTTTGGCGAGTAATAACATTATCCAAATTGTCGGTAAGGTTAACTCAAGTGTAAGAGATATTAGTAGAAGCTTACTAGAAAACTTAAAGAAAAATACAGAAAAGAAAACTCACGTGGATCACGCCGTAAATGAATTGGTTCGTACAGCAGAAGAAAGCACAGAAGTGTTTACTAAACTCATTTCTAATGCTGTTGCAAGCTCAGAAAGTGTGGCAAAAAATATCGATCAAATTATTTTAAGCTTACAGTTCCAAGATATTACAAAACAACAAATTGATCAGGCATTGCAGCCTCTCGATAAGATCAAAATCAACATTGAAGAACTTCTTAATAAAGCATTGCAAAATGATGCCTTGGCATTAAAAGCGGCGCATCAGCAAGGTGGTGGTAGTGATGGAGGTGGTTCTGATAGTGGTAGAGGAGGAAGTACCCCTCCACCAACGACAACTCCTCCAGCGAATACGCCACCGCAAGCGCCACCTTCTGGTGCAGCGCCAAAAGCCAGCGCACCTGCTAAGCCAGCGGCACCTGCGCCTGCAAAACCCGCTCCCGCACCGGTTTCCAGTTCAAGCTCAAGCGTTGAAGATGAGTCTTTGGTTAAAGGGGATGTGGTGTTTTTCTAA
- the rpsR gene encoding 30S ribosomal protein S18, with protein sequence MAVSTGKKKRRYSRPKRTLDPQITFDYKDTQLLRRFVTEHGKIVPRRISGASAQQQRSLTLAVKRARTMAILSYGQGSDSR encoded by the coding sequence ATGGCAGTATCCACAGGTAAGAAAAAGCGTCGCTATTCCAGACCAAAGCGCACGCTCGATCCACAAATCACTTTTGATTATAAAGACACACAACTATTACGCCGTTTTGTTACAGAACACGGCAAAATTGTTCCTCGTCGCATCAGCGGCGCTAGTGCACAACAACAACGCTCTTTAACTTTAGCTGTTAAACGCGCACGTACTATGGCAATTTTAAGCTACGGCCAAGGTAGTGATTCACGTTAA
- the mutS gene encoding DNA mismatch repair protein MutS — MTYLQDTDNQSFPLISNWLTQSKELAPHLKPILERLSFEHCSGIALSQLESPMMKQFRQSKDEAPDALLFFRMGDFYELFGLDAIIASDICGLTLTSRDKSSPNPVPMAGVPVVGYKNALRKCVLAGFKVAVCEQIEDPKLAKGIVKREIVRIATPAVPGDLADDENQMESQHGCYLASIIEFKKCFTFSYVDVSTGEFRITSQLSESLLIQEISTILPRELLVPQALISKIKTIITNNQQQIPTIVSPIELWILRSESACKELFCEFFVEKDFNRFGLSQTQHGLTAVAAILHYLKNTQKNVLQNIKNISTYELSQHLIIDGGTRKHLDFFTTSSGDRKGSLFHFLNKCKTAVGSRLLLHKLKYPFKKQDDVAKSHNKITDLLNHSLIANELTVFLKETADIERILSRAAQKHLDTRGMAWLRNTLILLPKFKETIETIANSVFYTEIQNFFYDIDALKALSQLLKASLVEDPAPIIGKGGTIFQKGFSSELDKAIDLTTNFNDLLANLEKKERENAQIATLKIGYTGAFGYYFEISKGKIAQAPKHFIRKQTLTNCERYITPELKELEEQALHAAETRATLEKELLETIRVQILEHSEPLLKIAQCIAEVDLTLTFAQLAQEFNWCKPILTEENITELQESVHPILAQFAPSNEPFIANDITLGHQNGNNAQSQPLIHLITGPNMAGKSTIMRQVAVAQVLCQIGCFVPASNAKIGMVDRIFTRIGSGDNALKNQSTFMVEMLETAHMLQFATEKSLLILDEIGRGTSTFDGLSLAWAILESLHNQVKARTLFSTHYHELQDVVKNCPNILPMHMQATEIINNSNTDSAQKSIQFTRKYKTGAAGKSYGLHVAELAGIPQNIIQRASEVLQNLETQNLKRACHLETAITPISIESDKGHEPKHTTSTYKHNELQDFLAELDLDLISPKNALDTLYALKEMIQTHEILNKIALESLVPQQRIHYKTLKEHKKRKETTSEHKPTLF; from the coding sequence ATGACATATTTGCAAGATACTGATAATCAAAGCTTTCCACTTATTTCTAACTGGCTGACACAATCTAAAGAATTAGCACCACACCTCAAACCCATATTAGAACGCCTAAGTTTTGAGCATTGTTCTGGAATTGCCTTATCGCAGCTAGAATCGCCCATGATGAAGCAGTTTCGCCAAAGCAAAGACGAAGCGCCTGATGCGTTGTTATTTTTTAGAATGGGAGACTTTTACGAACTATTTGGGCTAGATGCCATTATTGCTTCAGACATTTGCGGTTTAACATTAACCTCACGCGATAAATCCAGCCCAAATCCTGTGCCCATGGCCGGAGTTCCTGTCGTTGGCTATAAAAATGCGCTTCGTAAATGTGTTTTAGCTGGTTTTAAAGTTGCAGTTTGCGAACAAATCGAAGATCCAAAATTAGCAAAAGGAATTGTAAAACGAGAAATTGTCCGCATTGCAACCCCGGCAGTTCCAGGAGACTTAGCCGATGACGAAAATCAAATGGAATCGCAACATGGCTGCTATCTTGCAAGCATTATAGAATTTAAAAAATGTTTTACTTTTTCTTATGTTGACGTATCTACTGGCGAATTTCGTATCACTTCGCAATTGTCAGAATCACTACTCATTCAAGAAATTTCAACAATTTTACCAAGAGAATTATTAGTACCACAAGCTTTAATTTCTAAAATAAAAACAATAATTACAAATAATCAACAACAAATTCCAACCATTGTCAGTCCCATTGAACTGTGGATTTTACGCTCTGAATCTGCATGCAAAGAGTTATTTTGTGAATTTTTTGTAGAAAAAGATTTTAATCGTTTTGGATTATCACAAACTCAACATGGCTTAACTGCTGTGGCTGCTATCTTACATTATCTTAAAAACACACAAAAAAATGTGTTACAAAATATTAAAAATATTTCTACCTACGAACTTTCGCAACATCTTATTATTGATGGTGGTACAAGAAAGCATTTGGATTTTTTTACAACATCATCAGGAGATCGCAAGGGAAGTTTATTTCATTTTTTAAATAAATGCAAAACTGCTGTTGGAAGCCGATTATTATTGCATAAGCTCAAATACCCTTTTAAAAAGCAAGACGATGTTGCAAAATCCCACAATAAAATTACAGATCTCCTAAATCATTCTCTTATTGCAAATGAGTTGACTGTTTTTTTAAAAGAAACAGCAGATATCGAACGCATACTCTCTCGCGCAGCCCAAAAACACCTCGATACCCGAGGTATGGCATGGTTACGCAACACCCTTATTCTGCTGCCAAAATTTAAAGAAACTATCGAAACTATTGCCAATTCAGTATTTTATACTGAAATTCAAAACTTTTTTTATGATATCGATGCTTTAAAAGCACTCTCCCAATTGCTTAAGGCAAGCTTGGTTGAAGATCCGGCTCCAATCATAGGCAAAGGGGGCACAATATTTCAAAAAGGGTTTTCGAGCGAACTCGATAAGGCCATCGATCTCACCACAAATTTTAATGACTTACTTGCAAATTTAGAAAAGAAAGAAAGAGAAAATGCCCAAATTGCAACCCTAAAAATTGGTTACACCGGTGCATTTGGTTATTATTTTGAAATTTCAAAAGGAAAAATTGCTCAAGCGCCAAAACATTTTATTCGCAAACAAACATTAACAAATTGCGAAAGATACATCACACCAGAACTTAAAGAGCTTGAAGAGCAAGCCTTACATGCCGCTGAAACCCGCGCTACACTTGAAAAAGAACTACTTGAAACCATTCGAGTACAAATTTTAGAACATTCTGAGCCACTGCTCAAAATTGCACAATGTATTGCTGAAGTTGATTTAACGCTAACATTCGCGCAACTTGCTCAAGAGTTTAATTGGTGCAAACCTATTTTGACTGAGGAAAATATCACAGAACTGCAGGAGTCTGTGCATCCTATTTTGGCGCAATTTGCACCAAGCAATGAACCTTTTATTGCAAACGACATTACCTTAGGACATCAAAACGGCAACAATGCACAAAGTCAACCCTTAATTCATTTGATTACAGGGCCTAACATGGCAGGTAAAAGCACAATCATGCGTCAGGTTGCTGTTGCGCAAGTGCTTTGCCAAATTGGCTGCTTTGTTCCTGCTAGCAATGCAAAAATTGGAATGGTTGATCGTATTTTTACCCGTATTGGCTCGGGTGATAATGCTCTCAAAAATCAATCCACATTTATGGTTGAAATGTTGGAAACTGCACACATGCTGCAATTTGCAACCGAAAAAAGTTTGCTAATACTTGATGAAATTGGCAGAGGAACCTCAACGTTTGATGGTTTGTCTTTAGCATGGGCCATTTTAGAAAGTTTGCATAATCAGGTAAAAGCAAGAACGCTGTTTTCGACCCATTATCACGAACTTCAAGATGTTGTTAAAAACTGTCCAAACATCTTGCCAATGCATATGCAAGCTACTGAAATTATTAATAATTCAAATACAGATTCCGCGCAAAAAAGCATTCAATTTACGCGCAAATACAAAACCGGCGCAGCAGGCAAAAGCTACGGACTGCATGTTGCAGAACTGGCAGGTATTCCACAAAATATTATTCAAAGAGCGAGCGAGGTTCTGCAAAATTTAGAGACACAAAACTTAAAACGCGCATGTCATCTAGAAACCGCAATAACACCAATTTCTATAGAAAGTGACAAGGGACACGAGCCAAAACACACTACATCAACCTATAAACACAATGAGTTACAAGACTTCTTGGCAGAATTAGACCTAGATCTTATAAGCCCCAAAAACGCACTCGATACATTGTATGCTCTCAAAGAGATGATACAAACACATGAAATTCTTAACAAAATAGCATTAGAATCTCTTGTCCCACAACAACGAATTCACTATAAAACCTTAAAAGAGCACAAAAAAAGAAAAGAAACCACATCAGAACACAAACCCACTCTATTTTAA
- a CDS encoding sigma 54-interacting transcriptional regulator translates to MNGSYALMGSSAIIRHVQHLVYKVAETSSAVLITGEPGTGKDAIAKIIHERSQRAKANFIPVKCGVATEESLELDLFGYENGYIQGNSQGRSGYFVEADAGTLYIDEIGKLSLKLQASLLKTMIEGSIRSFGSSLDLPINVRIICSTSVDLEQLVKRGAFLEDLYYKLTAASIYLPPIRERREDIPILTEFFIQKFNQIKSKKIAGISHDAMNALLQNVWTHNIQELENLIERIVVLKTSGSVDICDLPPRLRNLVTDNIDAFYDRSAQTYQASANHNHALSNSFHQTSGQNNVSGYAKAMHTNTMTQHNLYQNSMSRDAHASGHTPTLTKNSLSSAVNNYSQNAGTQQNYPQNQVSSHQAHQSMSRASSMFEDLPSEIDQFIKKEIDLGAGIDFYRVVEEFENRLISEALRRTNHNKNRAAQLLSMNRTTLVEKLKKRATSSPVKNETGRVKRNSAFTIFDGLGNEKSEFEGIDFVNISSEDTP, encoded by the coding sequence GTGAATGGTTCATATGCATTAATGGGATCCAGTGCCATCATAAGGCATGTGCAACATCTTGTGTATAAAGTTGCTGAAACATCATCAGCAGTGTTGATCACCGGTGAACCAGGGACGGGCAAAGATGCAATTGCAAAAATTATTCATGAACGATCGCAGCGCGCGAAAGCAAATTTTATTCCTGTAAAATGCGGTGTGGCAACCGAAGAAAGTTTGGAGCTTGATTTATTTGGCTATGAAAATGGTTATATCCAAGGAAATAGCCAAGGCAGATCTGGTTATTTTGTTGAAGCAGATGCCGGAACTTTATATATTGATGAAATTGGTAAGCTCTCGCTAAAATTGCAAGCCTCTTTATTAAAAACAATGATCGAAGGTAGTATTCGGAGTTTTGGGTCAAGTCTTGATTTGCCTATTAATGTTCGAATTATTTGTTCAACTTCTGTTGATTTGGAGCAGCTTGTCAAGCGGGGAGCATTTTTAGAAGATCTTTATTATAAGCTGACCGCTGCCTCAATTTATTTGCCGCCAATTCGTGAACGACGTGAAGACATCCCTATTTTAACTGAGTTTTTTATTCAAAAATTTAATCAAATAAAATCTAAAAAGATTGCTGGTATTTCGCATGATGCAATGAATGCTTTATTACAAAATGTATGGACTCATAATATTCAGGAGCTCGAAAATTTAATTGAGCGGATTGTTGTGTTAAAAACTTCGGGAAGTGTTGATATTTGTGATTTGCCCCCACGACTTAGAAATTTAGTCACAGATAATATTGATGCTTTTTATGACAGATCTGCACAAACGTATCAGGCTTCTGCAAATCATAATCACGCCCTTTCAAACTCGTTTCATCAAACTTCAGGACAAAACAACGTCTCAGGTTATGCAAAAGCAATGCATACAAATACGATGACACAGCATAATTTGTATCAAAATTCAATGTCACGAGATGCGCATGCATCTGGGCATACGCCAACATTAACAAAAAACTCTCTTTCATCTGCGGTCAATAATTATTCTCAAAATGCTGGAACGCAGCAAAATTATCCACAAAATCAAGTCAGTTCACATCAAGCGCATCAGTCAATGAGTCGTGCTTCTTCTATGTTTGAAGATTTGCCAAGTGAAATTGATCAATTTATTAAAAAAGAAATTGATTTGGGAGCGGGAATTGATTTTTATCGGGTGGTAGAAGAGTTTGAAAATCGCTTAATATCAGAAGCGCTGAGAAGGACTAACCACAATAAAAATAGGGCAGCGCAATTGCTTTCTATGAACCGCACGACGCTTGTCGAAAAATTAAAAAAGCGAGCCACATCATCGCCAGTTAAAAATGAGACTGGACGAGTAAAAAGAAATTCTGCATTTACAATTTTTGATGGACTTGGAAACGAAAAATCAGAGTTCGAAGGAATTGATTTTGTAAATATTAGTTCAGAAGATACGCCTTAA